One window from the genome of Pseudomonadota bacterium encodes:
- a CDS encoding DUF6125 family protein, producing the protein MDLGILENLEKEELKGYLKFLLWHYRVVDGFWFLCVEEKYDRAAAEYLDEAVWGKIAGMSAKDIVSRFHIKEKGLKGFAKAMQFCPWTMIVGYLVEEKEDEVIVSAPRCVTQVARVKRGLPEFYCRDMHQREFESFAHAVDKGIKVECIFAPPDHPADCFCKWRFSI; encoded by the coding sequence ATGGACTTGGGAATACTTGAAAATCTGGAGAAGGAGGAGCTTAAAGGCTATCTTAAATTTCTGCTTTGGCACTATAGGGTAGTCGATGGCTTCTGGTTTCTCTGTGTGGAAGAAAAATATGACCGGGCAGCAGCGGAATATCTTGATGAGGCAGTCTGGGGAAAAATTGCCGGTATGTCGGCAAAGGATATCGTAAGCCGGTTTCACATCAAGGAAAAAGGGCTGAAAGGGTTTGCGAAGGCAATGCAGTTTTGTCCCTGGACAATGATTGTAGGTTATCTTGTTGAAGAAAAAGAGGACGAGGTTATTGTTTCCGCGCCCCGATGCGTTACACAGGTTGCGCGGGTAAAACGCGGTTTGCCTGAATTCTACTGCCGCGATATGCATCAGAGAGAATTTGAATCCTTTGCCCATGCAGTTGATAAGGGCATCAAAGTAGAGTGTATTTTTGCGCCGCCTGATCACCCTGCTGACTGCTTCTGTAAATGGAGATTCAGCATATAG
- the ftcD gene encoding glutamate formimidoyltransferase — translation MNKIIECVPNFSEGRDTDKIKKITGAFQGIDGVKFLDYHKDADHNRLVVTVVGEPQPLMLAVVAAVGVAVEIIDMRTHRGQHPRMGAVDVIPFIPIKHVTMEEAVLLSKEAAKAVWEAYRLPVFLYEASAANQERKNLADIRKGQFEGMAEKIKMPEWKPDYGDARIHPTAGVVAIGARKPLIAFNVNLDTDNIEIANAIARSVRHISGGLKHCKAIGIALKERGITQVSMNMTDFTKTPLYRVVELIRIEAKRYGVNVAGSEIVGLAPMEALVDAASYYMGLENFTIEQVLEARITE, via the coding sequence ATGAATAAAATTATCGAATGCGTACCGAATTTCAGTGAAGGCAGAGACACAGATAAAATAAAAAAGATCACAGGTGCATTTCAAGGAATTGACGGTGTAAAATTTCTCGATTATCATAAAGACGCAGACCATAACCGGCTTGTTGTCACTGTAGTCGGCGAACCGCAGCCCCTTATGCTTGCAGTCGTTGCCGCTGTCGGCGTTGCTGTAGAAATTATAGATATGCGGACACACCGGGGTCAACATCCAAGGATGGGCGCTGTCGATGTAATTCCCTTTATCCCTATAAAGCATGTCACCATGGAAGAGGCTGTCCTGCTTTCAAAAGAGGCGGCAAAGGCAGTCTGGGAAGCTTACCGGCTTCCTGTCTTTTTGTACGAAGCCTCTGCTGCAAACCAGGAAAGAAAAAATCTGGCCGACATACGCAAAGGACAGTTTGAGGGGATGGCGGAAAAGATAAAGATGCCCGAATGGAAACCTGACTACGGAGATGCCCGGATACACCCTACAGCAGGGGTGGTTGCCATCGGCGCCCGTAAGCCCCTTATTGCCTTCAATGTAAACCTCGATACGGATAACATTGAGATAGCAAATGCTATAGCAAGGTCAGTTAGGCATATAAGCGGGGGACTCAAGCATTGCAAGGCCATCGGTATTGCGCTGAAGGAAAGGGGTATTACCCAGGTTTCCATGAATATGACGGATTTTACAAAAACACCGCTTTACCGGGTGGTTGAACTTATCAGGATCGAGGCAAAACGATATGGCGTCAATGTCGCAGGAAGCGAGATTGTAGGCCTTGCCCCGATGGAAGCATTGGTTGACGCTGCTTCTTATTACATGGGGCTGGAGAATTTCACGATAGAACAGGTGCTCGAAGCAAGGATCACGGAGTAA
- a CDS encoding MBL fold metallo-hydrolase encodes MEPKKITKEIYRIGGADLTSAKDCAVYLLDLGELVLIDIGSGEGFDKLIDNIEKAGFRPQDISTMIMTHCHVDHIGGAGAFREHFGTRLIMHALDSEIVERADMRLTAALCFNINFQPLAVDTKLMGEKGIITIGRHQISWLRTPGHTPGSISVYVNIDGKRILFPQDIAAPLLKEFDCDPAAWMESINKLLALDADILCDGHSGAYGPKNVVKDYLEYCIDSQRQMGYITL; translated from the coding sequence TTGGAACCGAAAAAAATAACAAAAGAGATATACCGGATAGGCGGGGCTGATCTTACATCTGCGAAAGATTGTGCCGTATATCTTCTGGACCTTGGTGAACTTGTTTTGATAGATATCGGTTCAGGTGAGGGTTTTGACAAATTGATTGACAATATTGAAAAGGCAGGTTTCAGGCCTCAAGATATCTCCACCATGATAATGACTCATTGTCATGTTGACCATATCGGAGGCGCCGGCGCCTTTCGTGAACACTTCGGTACACGTCTTATCATGCACGCCCTGGATTCAGAGATCGTTGAAAGAGCAGATATGAGACTAACGGCAGCTCTTTGCTTTAATATTAATTTTCAGCCTCTCGCTGTTGACACAAAGCTCATGGGCGAAAAAGGCATAATTACAATCGGCAGGCACCAAATATCCTGGCTCCGCACACCGGGTCATACACCGGGCTCTATATCTGTTTATGTGAATATTGACGGTAAGAGGATTCTTTTTCCGCAGGATATTGCAGCACCGCTTCTCAAGGAATTCGACTGTGATCCTGCTGCATGGATGGAGTCTATCAATAAATTACTTGCCCTTGATGCAGACATCCTTTGTGACGGACACTCGGGCGCCTACGGACCGAAAAATGTTGTAAAGGATTACCTGGAATATTGTATAGATTCCCAGCGTCAGATGGGGTATATAACCCTATAA